The following DNA comes from Micromonospora chokoriensis.
CCCGCCGACCCCGAGCTGGCTCAGCAGCGCTCGGGCCCGCGCCTCGTCGGCAGGGTCGTAGTTCTCCCGCCAGCGGCCGACCACCGACCAGGCGGCGGTCACCACGACGTCGCTGACCCGCTCGTCGGCGGGCAGTCGCTCGGCGACCGCGGCGGTGGTGAGCCCGATGCGGGTACGCAGCTCGTTGACGTCGGTGCGGCCGATCCGTTCGCCGAGCACGTGCGCGACACCCGTGGTGGGGTGCAGTCGGCCGGAGGCCAGGTTGAGGAGTGTCGTCTTGCCGGCACCGTTGGAGCCGAGCACCACCCACCGCTCGTCCAGCTCGACGCGCCAGGTCAGGTCCTGCAGGAGGGCGGTGCCGGAGCGGCGTACACCCACGCCGTCGAGGCTGACCACCAGATCCGGGTCGACGGGGGCGGCGGCAGGCGCGGCGCCGGCGGCGCCGGGGATCAGGTCACCAGTCACCGCTCCATCCAACCACGCAGCGACGCGGCGCCCCCCACGGGCGGCGCCCCGGCCATAGGGTGAAGCGCCGTGTCATTGATCACCAAACCTGAAGGACCGCCCATGCCCCGTCGAGGTAGGGAGCCGCGCGGATGAGCGCGGTCATTGAGATTGAGGGTCTGCGCAAGACCTTCCACAGCGTGCGCAACGGCCGACGGGTGGCGGTGGACGGGTTCGACCTGCTGGTCGAGGAGGGCCAGATCCACGGTTTCCTCGGCCCCAACGGTTCCGGCAAGACCACCACCCTGCGCGCCCTGCTCGGGCTGGTACGCGCCGACAGCGGACGGATGACGGTGCTGGGTGCGCCGTCGCCGGAGTCGCTGCCCCGGGTGGCGGGGCAGGTCGGCGCCATCGTGGAGAGTCCGCAGTTCTTCGGCAACTTCACCGGCTACCGCACCCTGCGGTTGTTGGCGCGTGCCGGCGGGGTGCCGCTCTCGCGGGTGGACGAGGCGCTGGAGACGGTGGGCCTACGCGACCGGGGCGACGAGCGGGTGAAGGGCTACTCGCTGGGCATGAGGCAGCGCCTGGCGGTGGCGTCCGCGCTGCTGAAGGACCCACGGTTGCTCATCCTGGACGAGCCGGCGAACGGGCTGGACCCGGCGGGTATCCGGGAGATGCGGGACCTGATGCGGTCGCTCGCGGCGGCCGGGGTGACAGTGCTGGTGTCCAGTCACATCCTGGGTGAGATCCAGCTGATCTGCGACCACGTCACGATCATTTCGCATGGGCGTCGGGTGGCTGCCGGTCGGGTGGACGAGGTGCTGGCGGGTTACGACAGGCACGAGTTCCTGGTGCGGGTCGCCGAGGCCGAGCGCGCTGTCGAGCTGCTGCACGCGGCCGGGCTGACGGCGGCGGTCGACGGCGAGGCGCTGGTGGTGAGCGGGGTGAGTGACCCGACGGTGGTCAGCCGGACGCTCGGCGAGCAGGATCTGTGGGTGGGCGAGCTGACCCCGCTCCGGCCGGATCTGGAGAGCGTCTTCCTGGAGTTGACGGGCGCGTACGAGCATCCGTCGGTGCCCCGGCAGGTCGACGACGCGGCGCTGTCGTACGCCGATCGGGGCGACGCTGTGATCAATCTTGATCGGGGAGTGGACGCGTGAACCTGGTCCGTGCCGAGGTGGAGCGGCTGTCGGCCCGTCGCTTCGTGCAGCTCATGGTCGTTCTGCTGGCGTTCGCCTTCGCTGTCACGGCGGCGACCACCCTGGCGGGTTCCCACAAGCCGAGCGCGGCCGAGATGAACTCGGCGCGGGCTCAGGCCGTCGAGGCGCGGCAGGGAATGGAGGTGGCTCACCAGCAGTGCCTGGCGCGACAGAACAGCACGCTTCCGCAGAGCGACATGGACCAGTACTTCCCCCAGGACTGCTCGGAGATCGATCCGATCCGGCAGGATCGGTTGCCGATCGCCGCCGACTTCCTGCCGGGG
Coding sequences within:
- a CDS encoding ABC transporter ATP-binding protein gives rise to the protein MTGDLIPGAAGAAPAAAPVDPDLVVSLDGVGVRRSGTALLQDLTWRVELDERWVVLGSNGAGKTTLLNLASGRLHPTTGVAHVLGERIGRTDVNELRTRIGLTTAAVAERLPADERVSDVVVTAAWSVVGRWRENYDPADEARARALLSQLGVGGLAERRYGTLSEGERKRVQIARALMTDPELLLLDEPAAGLDLGGREDLVARLADLAYDPDAPAMVLVTHHVEEIPPGFTHALLLREGGVVAQGLLGDTLTGDNLSKTFGLPLVVERSGERYTARAA
- a CDS encoding ABC transporter ATP-binding protein, producing the protein MSAVIEIEGLRKTFHSVRNGRRVAVDGFDLLVEEGQIHGFLGPNGSGKTTTLRALLGLVRADSGRMTVLGAPSPESLPRVAGQVGAIVESPQFFGNFTGYRTLRLLARAGGVPLSRVDEALETVGLRDRGDERVKGYSLGMRQRLAVASALLKDPRLLILDEPANGLDPAGIREMRDLMRSLAAAGVTVLVSSHILGEIQLICDHVTIISHGRRVAAGRVDEVLAGYDRHEFLVRVAEAERAVELLHAAGLTAAVDGEALVVSGVSDPTVVSRTLGEQDLWVGELTPLRPDLESVFLELTGAYEHPSVPRQVDDAALSYADRGDAVINLDRGVDA